One segment of Tautonia rosea DNA contains the following:
- the purB gene encoding adenylosuccinate lyase has product MDRHQTYENPLISRYATRPMAELWSSDRKFSTWRRLWVALARAEQGLGLPISDAQIAAMEAKVDAIDFDLARSYEKKLRHDVMAHVHTFGDAVPEAKGIIHLGATSCYVTDNTDAILLRDGLAMVRDRLVGAIDALASFADRWKDEPCLGYTHYQPAQLVTVGKRATLWCQDLLMDLTEVERRIGDVRFLGVKGTTGTQASFLDLFDGDHAKVEELDRRVAAAFGFKGSFPVTGQTYPRKLDSLVVSALVALAESAHRFGNDLRLLAHEKELEEPFEANQIGSSAMAYKRNPMRAERMCSIARFLMAQQAAVSQTAATQWLERTLDDSAVRRMTLPQSFLAADALLSLYLNVVPGLIVRPKVVARNVERELPFMATEAVLMAGVRAGGDRQDLHERVRVHSIAAADALKDGAERNDLIDRLKADPAFAAIDLDAALDPRRFIGRCPEQVTAFLASEVAPVRDRYPNLLGQTDQVHV; this is encoded by the coding sequence ATGGATCGTCATCAGACGTATGAAAACCCATTGATTTCCCGCTACGCGACGCGTCCGATGGCGGAGCTGTGGTCGTCGGACCGGAAGTTCTCGACCTGGCGGCGGCTCTGGGTGGCATTGGCGAGAGCTGAGCAAGGGCTCGGCCTGCCGATCAGCGACGCCCAGATCGCCGCGATGGAGGCGAAGGTCGACGCGATCGACTTCGACCTGGCCCGATCGTACGAGAAGAAACTCCGCCACGACGTGATGGCTCACGTCCACACCTTCGGCGACGCCGTGCCCGAGGCGAAGGGGATCATCCACCTGGGGGCCACCAGTTGTTACGTGACCGACAATACCGACGCGATCCTCTTGCGGGACGGCCTGGCGATGGTCCGCGACCGGCTCGTCGGGGCAATCGATGCCCTGGCCAGCTTCGCCGACCGCTGGAAGGATGAACCCTGTTTGGGGTACACCCACTATCAGCCGGCCCAGCTTGTGACTGTCGGCAAGCGGGCGACCTTGTGGTGCCAGGACCTGTTGATGGACCTGACCGAGGTCGAGCGGCGGATCGGCGACGTTCGGTTCCTGGGGGTCAAGGGGACGACCGGCACGCAGGCGAGCTTCCTTGACCTGTTCGACGGCGATCATGCAAAGGTCGAGGAGCTGGACCGCCGGGTGGCCGCCGCGTTCGGGTTCAAGGGGTCGTTCCCGGTCACGGGGCAGACGTACCCGAGGAAGCTCGACTCGCTGGTCGTCTCGGCCCTGGTCGCCCTGGCCGAGAGTGCCCATCGGTTCGGCAACGACCTGCGGCTCTTGGCCCACGAGAAGGAGCTTGAGGAGCCGTTCGAGGCGAACCAGATCGGCTCGTCGGCGATGGCCTACAAGCGGAACCCGATGCGGGCCGAGCGGATGTGCTCGATCGCCCGCTTCCTGATGGCCCAGCAGGCCGCCGTCAGCCAGACCGCCGCAACCCAGTGGCTGGAACGGACCCTGGACGATTCGGCCGTCCGGCGCATGACCCTGCCGCAGTCGTTCCTCGCGGCCGATGCCTTGCTGTCGCTCTACCTGAATGTCGTGCCCGGCTTGATCGTCCGGCCGAAGGTGGTGGCCCGGAACGTCGAGCGGGAGCTGCCGTTCATGGCGACCGAGGCCGTCCTGATGGCCGGCGTCCGCGCCGGGGGGGACCGGCAGGATCTCCACGAGCGGGTCCGGGTCCACTCGATCGCCGCGGCCGACGCCCTGAAGGACGGGGCCGAGCGGAACGACCTGATCGACCGGCTGAAGGCCGACCCCGCCTTCGCCGCGATCGACCTCGACGCCGCCCTGGACCCCCGCCGGTTCATCGGCCGGTGCCCGGAGCAGGTGACGGCCTTCCTGGCCTCGGAGGTCGCCCCGGTGCGCGATCGCTACCCGAACCTGCTGGGGCAGACCGACCAGGTCCACGTCTGA
- a CDS encoding J domain-containing protein encodes MADRADRIAGGMAMGGMTSERRKWLRYEPRERRVHLGWWQGERFRTTTARLRDVGRGGATVEADGLLPEGVSAWICSILDDAGGWIEAVVRPVFRRPRGPHRFRLVFRDTSAAEAFLEAVTQRSTRPNDFPWTEAIELLGLNWPCSTDEVRRAFHTLALRDHPDRGGTTERFVRLKDAYATAMSRCRDLAR; translated from the coding sequence GTGGCCGATCGGGCGGATCGGATCGCGGGGGGGATGGCCATGGGCGGCATGACGAGCGAGCGGAGGAAATGGCTTCGATATGAGCCGAGGGAGCGCCGTGTGCACCTGGGATGGTGGCAGGGCGAGAGGTTTCGGACCACGACGGCCCGGCTGAGGGACGTGGGCCGGGGAGGGGCCACGGTGGAGGCCGACGGCTTGCTGCCGGAGGGGGTGTCGGCGTGGATCTGCTCGATCCTGGACGATGCGGGGGGCTGGATCGAGGCCGTGGTGCGCCCGGTCTTCCGACGCCCGAGGGGGCCGCACCGGTTCCGCCTGGTCTTCCGGGACACCTCGGCGGCCGAGGCCTTTCTGGAGGCGGTTACCCAGCGGTCGACGAGGCCGAACGACTTCCCCTGGACCGAGGCGATCGAGCTGCTGGGCCTGAATTGGCCCTGCTCGACGGACGAGGTGCGGCGGGCCTTCCACACGCTCGCCCTGCGCGACCATCCCGATCGGGGCGGAACCACTGAGCGCTTCGTCCGGCTCAAGGACGCCTACGCGACGGCGATGTCGCGGTGCCGTGACCTCGCCCGATGA
- a CDS encoding DUF1731 domain-containing protein — protein sequence MTSVEFKWAPLVHSYSNGGAFPAIIDYLADRQRDPRNRETKVGNLTADLAARGYQFQFPELESALKVFDEAGCGSYQRGRPLEQTRLKWSYSAREIAQEVLARVNSVTPDEILDRKEKYKEAEKLGGDTAEPSFDDSMDVYYFPVRRNVVLEVKIRSDMTASETNNLADFVRVIAASRSSGSGGE from the coding sequence ATGACCAGCGTAGAGTTCAAATGGGCTCCCTTGGTTCATTCGTATTCGAACGGAGGAGCATTTCCTGCGATTATCGACTATTTGGCCGATCGGCAACGAGATCCGAGAAATCGAGAAACTAAGGTTGGAAACCTCACGGCGGATCTGGCAGCCCGAGGTTATCAATTTCAGTTTCCGGAATTGGAGTCCGCTCTCAAAGTATTCGACGAGGCTGGCTGTGGGAGCTATCAGCGTGGGCGGCCTCTTGAGCAGACTCGGTTGAAGTGGAGCTACTCCGCTCGGGAGATTGCCCAAGAAGTACTCGCAAGGGTTAATTCGGTCACACCTGACGAAATCCTCGATCGCAAAGAGAAGTACAAGGAAGCTGAAAAATTGGGAGGTGATACTGCAGAGCCGAGCTTCGATGATTCCATGGACGTTTATTATTTTCCCGTTAGACGGAATGTCGTGCTGGAAGTCAAGATCCGATCCGACATGACTGCCTCCGAGACCAACAACCTAGCTGACTTCGTCCGGGTCATTGCTGCATCTCGGTCGTCCGGCTCAGGAGGCGAATGA
- a CDS encoding restriction endonuclease has translation MATVLEAFDQRASVTHGRWVIGPDGRREIDVLIEGTVDGVPVKGLVECKDFNPRRPVGIAYVDALDSKRHDLRADFTMLCSNAGFTADAVRKAKRLGIALAGVMKKGDARLRFSVIDEIYIRKVQLQRLSIRLMGPDPIHLANVPLYDILWNGMPVANWIHHRIILLLGFNPIVAGTFRVTHNLLEPQIFTWPGGEATVTNFDFAFTLVGGWFTQRVEIDSTAAIYDWIRRRVRMTPGDGQLVYRNVNFDGGTPVIHPPDMEFLRERFLEGETEMKLLILENLDRREPVPDLDAHVEPADLELFIEGLKDEIDNSSLGGSDNAPR, from the coding sequence GTGGCCACCGTTCTTGAGGCCTTTGACCAGCGTGCTAGTGTCACCCACGGAAGGTGGGTCATAGGTCCGGACGGTCGGCGCGAGATCGACGTATTGATTGAGGGAACCGTCGATGGCGTACCCGTGAAAGGTCTTGTCGAGTGCAAGGACTTCAACCCTCGAAGACCGGTCGGTATCGCATACGTGGACGCCCTAGACTCCAAGCGCCACGATCTGCGCGCGGACTTCACAATGCTTTGTAGCAACGCCGGTTTTACCGCAGACGCTGTTCGAAAGGCGAAGCGATTGGGAATTGCCTTAGCCGGCGTGATGAAGAAAGGAGACGCACGATTAAGATTCTCAGTCATTGACGAAATCTATATCCGCAAAGTGCAGCTACAGAGATTGTCAATTAGGCTCATGGGACCGGATCCCATTCACTTGGCTAACGTCCCCTTATACGACATCCTATGGAACGGCATGCCTGTAGCAAACTGGATTCACCATCGCATTATACTTTTGCTTGGCTTTAATCCGATTGTTGCGGGCACCTTTAGAGTCACACACAATCTCCTTGAGCCGCAAATTTTCACTTGGCCCGGCGGCGAAGCAACGGTGACAAACTTTGACTTCGCTTTCACCCTGGTAGGGGGGTGGTTCACGCAGCGAGTCGAGATTGACTCCACTGCGGCAATCTACGATTGGATTCGTCGGCGTGTACGCATGACGCCTGGTGACGGTCAGCTCGTTTATCGAAATGTTAATTTTGATGGGGGCACGCCTGTCATCCATCCCCCAGATATGGAGTTTCTGCGTGAGCGATTCTTAGAGGGCGAGACAGAGATGAAATTGCTGATACTCGAAAATTTAGATCGGCGAGAGCCTGTCCCCGATCTCGATGCTCACGTAGAGCCGGCTGATCTCGAACTGTTCATAGAGGGCCTCAAGGACGAGATCGATAATTCTTCGCTAGGTGGCTCGGACAACGCCCCGCGTTGA